Proteins from one Nicotiana tabacum cultivar K326 chromosome 23, ASM71507v2, whole genome shotgun sequence genomic window:
- the LOC107799775 gene encoding putative protein phosphatase 2C 1, translating into MGGCVSSSSSSTCSSRSNGEKVSHECLGISMFGRKRIRRSLSDPAAALQHLSSIPNRIFTNGKSRTSCIFTQQGRKGINQDAMIVWEDFMAEDVTFCGVFDGHGPHGHLVARKVRDALPLKLKALLQSFESNRNENPQVEAVDPDKDQVMSDKVDTQWREAFLQSYKAMDKELRSQPNLDCFCSGSTAVTLIKQGSNLYMGYIGDSRAILASKDENDSMVAVQLTVDLKPDLPKEAERIKQCKGRVFALQDEPEVHRVWLPYDNAPGLAMARAFGDFCVKEYGVISMPEFSHRVLTERDQFIVLASDGVWDVLSNEEVVDIVSSAPTRSSAARILVDSAALEWKTKYPTSKMDDCAVVCLFLDGHMDMESDNEEQCFSSATLQRNHSDNAAESDDGHSSEPSLQRNFTVRSGEENDAYKRVVAEAEANQETVVTEDQKWSGLEGVTRVNSLVQLPRFSEERPGP; encoded by the exons ATGGGAGGTTGTGTCTCGAGTAGCAGCTCGAGTACTTGTAGTAGTAGGAGCAATGGAGAAAAAGTTTCACATGAATGTTTGGGAATAAGCATGTTCGGTCGAAAGAGGAttagaagaagtctttctgatcCTGCTGCTGCATTGCAGCATCTGAGTTCGATTCCAAATCGGATCTTTACGAATGGCAAGAGCCGGACTTCTTGCATATTCACGCAACAGGGACGTAAAGGCATAAACCAGGACGCAATGATCGTGTGGGAG GATTTCATGGCGGAAGATGTGACTTTTTGCGGTGTATTTGATGGCCATGGTCCACATGGCCATCTTGTTGCTCGCAAAGTAAGGGATGCACTGCCCCTGAAGCTAAAAGCCCTCTTGCAGTCATTTGAATCAAATCGCAATGAGAATCCACAAGTGGAAGCTGTGGATCCTGATAAGGATCAAGTGATGTCGGATAAAGTGGACACTCAGTGGAGAGAAGCTTTCCTTCAATCATACAAGGCAATGGACAAAGAATTGAGGTCCCAACCTAACTTAGATTGCTTTTGCAGCGGCAGCACTGCTGTTACTCTAATAAAACAG gGTTCAAACCTTTATATGGGCTATATTGGTGATTCTCGAGCAATCTTGGCGTCAAAGGATGAGAATGATTCCATGGTAGCAGTCCAGTTGACTGTTGATCTGAAACCCGATTTACCTA AGGAAGCTGAGAGGATAAAACAGTGTAAAGGTCGGGTTTTTGCATTGCAAGATGAGCCCGAGGTGCACAGAGTTTGGTTGCCATATGATAATGCCCCTGGATTAGCAATGGCTCGCGCATTTGGCGATTTTTGTGTTAAGGAATATGGGGTAATTTCTATGCCAGAATTTTCTCACCGGGTTCTTACAGAGAGGGACCAGTTCATTGTTCTTGCTTCTGATGGG GTTTGGGATGTATTGAGTAATGAAGAAGTTGTTGATATAGTGTCATCAGCTCCTACACGGTCGTCAGCTGCCAGAATCCTAGTCGACTCTGCTGCTCTTGAATGGAAAACCAAATATCCAACTTCAAAAATGGATGATTGTGCTGTTGTTTGCTTATTCTTGGACGGACATATGGACATGGAATCCGACAATGAGGAACAATGCTTCTCTTCTGCTACTCTTCAGCGTAACCATTCTGATAACGCAGCTGAATCAGATGATGGGCACAGCTCCGAGCCATCTCTACAGAGAAATTTCACTGTTAGATCAGGTGAAGAGAATGATGCTTATAAACGAGTAGTAGCCGAAGCAGAAGCAAATCAAGAAACCGTAGTAACAGAAGATCAGAAATGGTCAGGGTTAGAAGGTGTTACTCGAGTAAACTCTCTGGTTCAGCTTCCAAGATTTTCAGAAGAACGTCCAGGACCTTAA